The genome window CTACAATAACCACTTGTAAACCCCGTTGAATCAATCCCAGTGACTTCAATTGATTCGCCATTCTTGTAAAATAGATCTAATGTTCTCTTAAAGATACGATCAAGAAATGCAGAATAGATTCGAGTAACAAATTTTTGAAGTGTAGTAAAATGAGGAACTTTGTTCAGTCCTATTTTTGATTGAACAGAATCCATAATTTCAATGATCTCAACAAAGTCTCGGTAATCTTCATTCAAGTATTCTTTAAACAAAACCAACGTCAATAGTTGATGTTGAGTGTAAGTTTGCTTTGAATATTTGCAACTGTAGATTGGAAGGTGTGAATATCGTGTTAATTGCAATGCTATGTCGATAAAATTTAAGTACTTGTTAGACAAGCCATTAAATCATAGATTTAATGGGGGTTCCAGATCTTCAATCTGGAACAAACACAAACATCCCCTTGTGTTTTTGGTTGGAAAAGTCACAGGGGACTTCTTCTTATAAAAAATGTAGTGGCTCAATTGGATTTAGAAAAGAGGATTTCTACAGAGCCCAAAAATAATATATGTATAAATCCCTTACAAAGTCAACACACATCATTTTTTGAACAGACGTGGGTTCCTTTCGATGAACTTCCTTTCAGCTTTTTCGAACAGACGAATATGGATATCTTTTTTCAGATACAAGTATCCCAGAGTAGACATTAATAATGCACTCAGCGTTTCAACAATCAGATCCCACATGGTATCAACCAGTCCTGATGTTTGCATATTGAGCCCGAACACCACATCCATTACATATTCAAATATTTCCCAGATCGTGCCAAATGACACCGCAATGCTGAACGAAAACAGTGCTATAAAAAAGGGGCTCAGATTTACTTGATGTTCAGAATTCAAAACATATACCAAAATAAATCCAAGTGCTGGAAAGATTATACCTAAGGATGTATGAAGGAAGAGGTCCCACCACCAGAATATTTCAAAATACTCACCATATTCACCCAACATGAGAGATGCATAGATATAGAGCATGATCAGTACTTCGAACTCGTTGGGAAACTCAAACCTGTACGTTTTCTCGATTATGCTTGGCAGGAAGGTTACGATCAAGACATAGATGAAGAAACCTAAGTGCATCCAGTTTCCGGTAAATGTTGCTACTATGCATCCTATGATCAGCATCAATCTGAATATTGTAGATACCCAGAATGCAAACTTGTCAACTCTGTCCATCTCAGCCCTGTTCATGAGCATCCCTTTTAGGAAGATTAGACTCTCTGGAACTTGTCTGGGTCTCCATTGATCCAGATCTCATTCTTTACCATATTCAGCAAAGGATTCACAAGTACCCAGATAAGTCCGCGATTCGACATACCTGAAAGCTTCCAGTTCTTCTTTTTCGAATCTGCCACGCTCCTCAAGAGCTTCTATGCTGGGCCATTCTTCGATCCCAACAAAATCCCACTCTTCATTGGACCAACGGCAGTCGATCATCATCAGGACTTTCATTCCAAGTTCATCCATTTCCTCACGATCCTTACGCATAAACTCAGACTTTTCCTCTTCAGACAGATCATAAAATGCTTCCTTGATTCTAGCAAAATACATTCTGATAATAGGTTTATTCTCAGTCATCTTATCACCCCCATTCCAGTGCAGGTCACTCATCAACGTAGAAGCCGGACCCCACAAGATAGGTCTCGTTCCCGATCGATGCCCTCTTAATAAACGTATGCTTCATTAAAGGCTCAGTTTCACCGGGTTTTGGCCAGTAGTAATCAACCCAGCCCTCACCTTCTTCACTGAGAGCAATATCAATGTATATCTGACCTATGGGTTTATCGTTGAAGTCCACAAGTTCGCTCATATTCTGACCTTCGCCGCTCAGGTCCGGCGGATAGACAACACGCATCCCATCAGTCTTCCAGATGAATATGTAGAAATCATCGTGGAACCACTCACTATTGCTCTCCCTGAATTCAGGAAATGCCAGTTCTCCTGTTTCTTCCATAAGGTCAATGGCCGCATTTACCCGGGATACCGTATAGTCTTCCTGTGAAAACAGAACGGGCTGCTCCTCTTCAACTGTTTGATCTTCCTGCTCAGAAATAGATGTATCGTCCGGCTGGATACAGCCAGAGGCTACCAGTAATAGGGTAGCCGTACACAGAATACAAATTATGGTTTTAAGATCGCTCATATTATATCCCCTGTTGGAAAAATGAATTTCGATAGTTAAGTTGAATTTTGACTTTATGAATGAAATAGATATGCTTTGAGTCTTGAGGGGGTTTAGAGTGTAGGAAGAAAGGTAGTCCCTTATCGTAGTGTTCATGTCCGAATACCATTCGCAGATAGCTTTTGAAGTAATCTCTAGCTCAAAAAAGAATGCACAAATCCCGGATCAATCACCGGGAATGTCCACGAATTGGCCTTATTTCCAGAAGATCATGGATTGATCTGGACTTGACCTTTCTCGACCCCCATTTGTGACCACAATTGTACAAAAAATGGTCAGTAGACTGATATGTGTGAACATATGATATTATAAAGCAAGGAGGGATAATATCATGACAGCGGAAAATATTAGCACGAACCCTTTTGAGAATTCCGAAGAAAACTCGAATTTAAGCGGTTGCTTATGTACCGAATATTTGTGTGAATCTGCAGGGGACAAATCGAAGCAATATATCATTAGATCGAGCACTGGAAATTATGTTCGCTTTGCAATACTTGAAGAGGAACTATGTGCACATACATGGAATTGCATCGGAGAAGGCAGGCAATTCCTCGCAGAGTTAGAAACGCATGCAGCAAATAAGGGACTAAATCTGACGATCCCCACAGGTATTAATCCAAAGCTACAAACGATCCTAACTGATAATGGATACCACACCACAACCGTTGAATGGTTCCCCAGACCAGATTCTTTTGAAGCGATCGACTTGTGGGTGAAATAAAAAGCCCACAAATATACCATCTTACTACTAATTCCAAAGCACCCCCATCATTCATAACATGCAAAAACTTCCCCCCCATACTCCTGATAGGAACCTTATCCATGCTCTTTGCAGAAGTATTCTCAGGAGCTTCACATACATGGTTCATCAACGCTGGGGAATTCTCTAACATTTCCGCTCTACTTGGCCCATCTTTTGTTCTTTTTAGGGATCACGCTAACACAACGGACATCATTAATCCAGCTTTATCTTTTTGGAGTGCTCTTTGGTTTGTATGAATCGTGGATAACCAAGGTCTTGTGGGCTGGCATTTCGCTTCCGAAGGTCCATCCGTGGGTACCTTTCTTGGATTGGGCATAGGTGAATTTCCCATACTGGTCTTTTTATGGCATCCGATAATGTCTTTCATCGTTCCGATACTTGTTTTTGAGATATTGACCGGAAAGGTGCTTACCACGCATGAGATCATACTGGAACGAACTAAAAGGAAAACTGCCATTTTAGTGCTTTTCCTGATATTGATAAGCACTTTCATCGCTAACGAGAACCAGTTCGACCTCGTATCTGCAAATATTTCCCTGATAGGGACATTGCTGATAATTGCAGTGTTTTATAGGCTCACAAAGATCAGTGACCTGAATTCTCTGGAATTAGGTAAACGAAGTTTCAAGCTACTTGTGGGGTACTTATCTTACTTTATATTGTAACATTCCTGTACCTTCTGCCTGAAAGGATACCTACAACCATCCTTCCTTATATATCGATAATTGCATTCTACGCCATTTCAGCGGTCCTCGTCTTAAGGTCAACTAAAGTAGGAGCAGAATTGGAGATCTTAAGAAATAGCTCTTATTCAAACCGGGACATTATCAGGTTCATACCAGTACTGGTACTTTCATTCAATATCTCATGCCTTGTACCGGAGATCAGCATGGTTTTTTTGTCACATACTTATTTCTTACTCTCAGTAGCAGCAATATTGCTTTTTTCAGTAATTGTCCATAATTCCTGAAAAAATGACCATCCTGAAAATGTAATTAAGCATTGGAACGATCAAAATTAAGGTAATTCAAGAGACAAAGGAACACTAAAACCGAATGTGCTTCCAACACCAGGCTCACTTTCGACCCAAACATTACCACCGTGCATATTTACTAATTTTTTGACGAGGGACAAACCAAGACCTGTGCCTTCAAACTGGCGATTCGAAGCAGAGTCCACCTGTGTAAATGGTTTAAACAGATCATATTGTGCAGATTTGGGAATTCCAATTCCCGTATCTTCAACTTTAATAACTAATAAATCAGTGTTCTTTTCGACCCGGATAATTACTGAACCACCTTTAGGCGTGAACTTGATAGCATTAGTCACCAGATTAAAAATGATCTGTTTTAATTTTAGCTTGTCAGCATTAATACAAAAATTATCAGATTCGATAATTGTATCCAGATGTAAGTTTTTTTGTTGAGCAAGAGGAGAAACAATTGATATTACATCATTCAACATATCTAAAAATATAAACACTTCATAATGAAGATCAGCTTTACCAGCCTCTATCTTTGAAAGATCAAGAATATCATTGATAAGGCTTAGTAAATGTTTACCGCTTTTAGATATATTAGTTATGAATCTTATTTGTTCATCATTAAGCAGATCTTCGTCATTGTAGAGAAGGACATCTGAGAATCCGATAATAGAATTCAAAGGAGTTCGGAGTTCATGGCTCATATTAGCCAGAAACTCACTTTTTAAGTTATTTGAGGCCTCTGCGTTGGTTTTTGCTTCTAAAAGAGCATGTTCTACATTCTTGCGTTCAGTTATATCTCTGGAAATGCTCAGAATCGCGACGTTACCATTATATTCTATAAGCTGAGCACTCATTTCAATTGGTATTTCAGAACCATCTTTTCGAAGGTGCGCCATTTCGAAGATACATCCACCAGTATGAAAAAAATCTACCATACATTCATGAAAATGTGCTGCGCATTCCGGACTGAAGGTCTCTATTATGTTTTTCTTCAACAATGTGGCTCTTGTATAACCTAACCAATCACATAATTTAGCATTCACTTCATAAATATAACCGGACAGGTCGTAAATGAAAACCGCATCATTTGAATGATCAAAGAGAGTTTTAAAATTAAGTTCTGTCTTTTTTAGAGCTTCCTCTGCAAGTTTCTTTTCAGTAATATCGACAATGATACCCTGGAAGCGAATTGCTTTCCTATGATCATCCAATTCGATCAGTGACGTTTCAGTGACCCAACGAATATTACGTTCACGATCTATTATCCTATATTCTTTTGTAAATTCTGACTTGCCTTTTTTTATACATTCAGAAAAGGCCAGAAAATAATCAGTAACATCCTCGGAATGAATTATATCCTTATAAAGAACCTTATCAGCCATGAGATCTACTGCTGAGTAGCCAAACTGAGATACATTCTCAGAAACGAATTCAACAGGGAAACCATTTTCCGAACTCCTCAGGAATGCTACTACCGGACTTTTCCTGTAGATCGACTTCAACTCTTTTTCCTTTTTCATTAGCTCTGGAGAAGTGCGCAGGTGTTTTCTGTACTTACTGCTGAGCAGGTCCACCATATAGGTCCACATACCATCCTTCTTCATGATGATTTTCTCCCGACAATCCATGAGCACGATAACATCTGAAGAGGAAAATGAATCCAGAGAGCAGATAAATAAGGACGTAAGATCAACACCTGAACTTGAAGAAATGATGGAATTTTGGCACTCTCTTAGAAAGGGGAGCGTGTCAACTTTATCCATGATCAGATCAATATTGACCCTAAGTCCATTGAATCCATTTTTAACGGCATATTTCTGTTTATTTTCTATAATCTCCAATATAGCATCATGATACGCCTTCCCGTTAGATAATAGATTAGAGTTTACAAGAACAAGATCGAAATTCGAAGAACCGTAATTTTGTTTAACCAAAGTAATCTTTTCATTGAGAAGTCCATCTGTTTCCTCATTTTCTTTTATCCCAGGTTTTATCCAGATACAGAGATCATTACGTTTAAAACCCGACTCCAGAAAAGAGAAGATAAAATCAAGAACATCATCATCATTTTGGTATAGAAGTGTAGAATGTTCACCATGTGGAACGCCTGATATAGGCACATTCATTTCTATTGAATAGCTGTTCATGATATCAATACCCAGATACTCAATAGTGGAAACTCATATATTTTTCCTGCAAATTAACAGTAGTTCTTTTTTCTTTTATTATCAACTCTGGAGAAGATTGTAGGTGCTTCCTGCACTTGCTGCTTAGCATATCTACCAGATTGGTCCACATACCATTCATTTTCATGATAGTATTTTCCCGATCATCGACCAGTTCGAGAACCTCTGAAGAGGAAAATGAATCCAGAGGGCAGGTAAATAAACTTGTAAGATCCATAGCTGAAGTTGAAGAGATGATCGATTTTCGGCACGCTCTGAGAAAAGGAAGCATTTGGTCTTTTTCTGCCATCAGATCAACATTGATCCTCAGTCCACTGAATCCGCTTTTACAAACATATTTCTGCTTTTTTTCAATAAGTTCCAATATAGAATCACAAAAAGATCCAACATTAGAAAGCAATGCCGGATTCACAAGAACAAGATCGAAATTAGAGGAACATGAATTTTGATTGACATAAACCGTTTTTTCCTTGAAAAGATCATTCGTGTTTTCTTCTTTCTTCATCCCAGGCGTTACCCAAACGCATAGATCATTACGTTTAAAGCCAGACCTTAAGAAAGAAGAAACAAAGTCAAGTACATTATCATCATTTTTATAGACAAGTGTCATATGGTCGCCGTGAGGAACGTCTGATATAGGCAAATCCATTTTTCTTGAATATTCCTGCATGCTATTAACACCTTTTTTCTGGATCTTATGTATCCACATATTGCAAAATTATGAGGTCGGAAGCAATTGTGTAACTAAAACAAATTTACTTTACATACCTCAAGTTCGACTGTATTACAGTATAATATATAAATGTTGCCCATATAGGTAATTTGTGTCAACTTTTATACAAACCGATATAAAAACATCACTTGAAATGATTCGAATATTCCTTCCCGAAATCATAATAACCCATCCAGACTATCAAGCAGCTATGACCCTCTTATCAAAAAATGAACTTCGAGAGCTTGTACTTGCGAATCCACCTCTTGTAGAGAACATGATAGATATGGACACCCAGCTTCAGCCAAATGGCGTGGAGATGACCCTTCAGGAAGTCAGGACCATTGAAGGTGCAGGAGCGGTGGATTTTGATAATTCCGGTAGAAAGATATCTGAAGGCAGTAAGATCGAATTCAATGCGAATGGTTGGATACATCTTGAACCGGGAATATACAAAGTCCTTTTGAATGAAATCGTCAACATACCAAAGACACTGGCAGCGATCGCTAAACCACGTTCCAGCCTTATCAGATGTGGAGCTACTCTTGAAACCGCTGTATGGGATGCAGGATATTGTGGAAGAAGCGAATGCATGCTCGTGGTCCACAATACCGCCGGGTTCGACCTCCAGAAAGATGCACGTATAATGCAGCTTCTTTTCTACCACCTTCAAACGGAAGTGGAAGAAGGTTATTGCGGAAGATACCAGCATGAGAATATCTAACATGAACTATAGTGGCGCCCGCACAAAATATCTTTAAGATAGCTGGAACTTTCATATTAGCCCAAATTTTTACTTTTTGTACTGGAAAGCTTCGCTTTAGTCTTTGTACTAAAAGCACTATATCTGTGTACTTACGTCCAGTATAGTCCCTGGAAAATTTCAAAAATGTATCGAACCTGGACATAAAAGAAAATGGACCATTGCAATTATCAAAAAGGGGGTTAAGCGTTAACCTCGGATCCCCTTAAAGATTCTTCTGCAAGTTTCCTTTCAGTAATATCAACAATGATGCCCTGGAAGCTAATCGGACTCCCGGAATTATTTGTCTCGATCAATGACGTTTCATTGACCCAGCGAGGATTACATTTGTGGTCCAATATCCTGTATTCTTTTGTAAATTCGTGATCCCCATTTTTAATACACTCAGAAAAGGCCAGAAAATAATCGTCAATGTCCCAGGGATGGATCAGATCCTCATAGAGAACCTTGTGACACATGAGATCTTCTGCTGAATAACCAAACTGGGATATGTTCTCAGAAACGAATTCAACAGGGAAACCATTTTCTGAATTCCTGAGAAATGCCACTACAGGACTGTTACTATAAATGGAATGTAGTTCTTTTTCCCTCTTCATCAACTCAGGAGAAATGCGCAGGTGCTTCCTGTACTTGCTGCTAAGAAGATCCATCAGATTGACCCACATACCATTCTTTTTAATTATGGTATTCTCCCGATCATCCATCAAGTCAAAGACTTCCGACGAGGAAAATGAATCAAGAGGACAAGTAAATAGGGCAGTCAGATCGATGGTCGAAGTTGAAGAAATGATCGACTTTCTGCACTGTTTGAGGAAAGAAAACATTTGACCTTTATCTGCCATCAGATCAAAATTTATCCTAAGCCCCTTGAATCCACATTTAATGGCATATTTGTGTTTCTTTTCTATAAATTCCAGTATAGCAGCACAAAAATCATTGGCATTCGAAAGCAGTGTAGGGCTCATAAAAACAAGATCGAAATTAGAGGAACCGGAACTCTGGTTAACAAAAATGGTTTTTTCCTCAAAAAGATCATCGTGACCTTCACTATCTTTTATCCCGGGCGTTATCCAAATGCATAGGTCATTGCTCTTAAAGCCAGATCTTAAAAAAGACGAGACAAAATCGATCACT of Methanococcoides methylutens contains these proteins:
- a CDS encoding PAS domain-containing protein; this encodes MQEHSTKINVLMSDVPYGDHTTLVYKNGDKVIDFVSSFLRSGFKSNDLCIWITPGIKDSEGHDDLFEEKTIFVNQSSGSSNFDLVFMSPTLLSNANDFCAAILEFIEKKHKYAIKCGFKGLRINFDLMADKGQMFSFLKQCRKSIISSTSTIDLTALFTCPLDSFSSSEVFDLMDDRENTIIKKNGMWVNLMDLLSSKYRKHLRISPELMKREKELHSIYSNSPVVAFLRNSENGFPVEFVSENISQFGYSAEDLMCHKVLYEDLIHPWDIDDYFLAFSECIKNGDHEFTKEYRILDHKCNPRWVNETSLIETNNSGSPISFQGIIVDITERKLAEESLRGSEVNA
- a CDS encoding deoxyuridine 5'-triphosphate nucleotidohydrolase, giving the protein MTLLSKNELRELVLANPPLVENMIDMDTQLQPNGVEMTLQEVRTIEGAGAVDFDNSGRKISEGSKIEFNANGWIHLEPGIYKVLLNEIVNIPKTLAAIAKPRSSLIRCGATLETAVWDAGYCGRSECMLVVHNTAGFDLQKDARIMQLLFYHLQTEVEEGYCGRYQHENI
- a CDS encoding ATP-binding protein encodes the protein MNSYSIEMNVPISGVPHGEHSTLLYQNDDDVLDFIFSFLESGFKRNDLCIWIKPGIKENEETDGLLNEKITLVKQNYGSSNFDLVLVNSNLLSNGKAYHDAILEIIENKQKYAVKNGFNGLRVNIDLIMDKVDTLPFLRECQNSIISSSSGVDLTSLFICSLDSFSSSDVIVLMDCREKIIMKKDGMWTYMVDLLSSKYRKHLRTSPELMKKEKELKSIYRKSPVVAFLRSSENGFPVEFVSENVSQFGYSAVDLMADKVLYKDIIHSEDVTDYFLAFSECIKKGKSEFTKEYRIIDRERNIRWVTETSLIELDDHRKAIRFQGIIVDITEKKLAEEALKKTELNFKTLFDHSNDAVFIYDLSGYIYEVNAKLCDWLGYTRATLLKKNIIETFSPECAAHFHECMVDFFHTGGCIFEMAHLRKDGSEIPIEMSAQLIEYNGNVAILSISRDITERKNVEHALLEAKTNAEASNNLKSEFLANMSHELRTPLNSIIGFSDVLLYNDEDLLNDEQIRFITNISKSGKHLLSLINDILDLSKIEAGKADLHYEVFIFLDMLNDVISIVSPLAQQKNLHLDTIIESDNFCINADKLKLKQIIFNLVTNAIKFTPKGGSVIIRVEKNTDLLVIKVEDTGIGIPKSAQYDLFKPFTQVDSASNRQFEGTGLGLSLVKKLVNMHGGNVWVESEPGVGSTFGFSVPLSLELP
- a CDS encoding MEDS domain-containing protein, encoding MQEYSRKMDLPISDVPHGDHMTLVYKNDDNVLDFVSSFLRSGFKRNDLCVWVTPGMKKEENTNDLFKEKTVYVNQNSCSSNFDLVLVNPALLSNVGSFCDSILELIEKKQKYVCKSGFSGLRINVDLMAEKDQMLPFLRACRKSIISSTSAMDLTSLFTCPLDSFSSSEVLELVDDRENTIMKMNGMWTNLVDMLSSKCRKHLQSSPELIIKEKRTTVNLQEKYMSFHY
- a CDS encoding cache domain-containing protein — protein: MSDLKTIICILCTATLLLVASGCIQPDDTSISEQEDQTVEEEQPVLFSQEDYTVSRVNAAIDLMEETGELAFPEFRESNSEWFHDDFYIFIWKTDGMRVVYPPDLSGEGQNMSELVDFNDKPIGQIYIDIALSEEGEGWVDYYWPKPGETEPLMKHTFIKRASIGNETYLVGSGFYVDE